A segment of the Leptospira perdikensis genome:
AATATTTAGCAAAATGCCATTCGATAGCATCAGGCACATTTTTAGTTCCCAATCCTTCTTTAGCCATTTCTGCAACGATCTTATGAGCTCGTTCACGACTTTCTACTTGGAAAATTAGACAATCACATAAAGGTTTGCTTAAAGCTGGAATTTTTCTAAACTGAATTCCTTTTATCTCTTTAAGGCCATCATACCAAATCCCATAATTTTCCCTATTCTTCTGAACTATAAAATCTAATTTTTTCAATTGGGCCAAGCCAACGGCTGCCTGCAATTCAGACATCCTATAATTAAAGCCGTAAATTCTTCTAGTATCTCTTCCTCTAGGGAAAGCTGGATTACTTTCATGGCCATGGTCATGGTATTCTTTTGCAAATTTGTAAATATCTTCACTGTTTGTTGTAACCATTCCACCTTCGCCGGTAATGATTACTTTGCCCGCATCAAAACTCCATGCACAAACATCAGATTTTGTACCAAGATAACTGCCATCCCATTCTGCTCCCAAAGACTCACAATTATCCTCAACAATAAGTATATTATGTTTTTTTGCAATTTCCGAAATTTTATCCATCTCGCAAGCAACACCTAACATATGCACAGGAATTACTGCTTTTGTTTTTGGAGTAATTGCTTTTTCGAATTCTACTGGATCAAGGTTTAATGTCTCGTTTATATTTACAAGCACTGGCTTTGCACCTAAGTCAATGATTGCTTCGACAGTTGCTATAAATGTAAATGTTTGTGTGATCACTTCGTCACCAGGACGTATTCCCGCAGCAAACAGAGCAACTTTTAAT
Coding sequences within it:
- a CDS encoding DegT/DnrJ/EryC1/StrS family aminotransferase, which translates into the protein MPGFELVGKEERDSVNELFDDGGILFAHGFDALRNGRYRVREFEKAFAEKVGVKYAQAVSSGTAALKVALFAAGIRPGDEVITQTFTFIATVEAIIDLGAKPVLVNINETLNLDPVEFEKAITPKTKAVIPVHMLGVACEMDKISEIAKKHNILIVEDNCESLGAEWDGSYLGTKSDVCAWSFDAGKVIITGEGGMVTTNSEDIYKFAKEYHDHGHESNPAFPRGRDTRRIYGFNYRMSELQAAVGLAQLKKLDFIVQKNRENYGIWYDGLKEIKGIQFRKIPALSKPLCDCLIFQVESRERAHKIVAEMAKEGLGTKNVPDAIEWHFAKYWDHMAVAFGKTKDELIRFTEPSANQLDRSIAIPIMVKHDSEIIERNLEKLRNILKRV